The following are encoded in a window of Oncorhynchus gorbuscha isolate QuinsamMale2020 ecotype Even-year unplaced genomic scaffold, OgorEven_v1.0 Un_scaffold_295, whole genome shotgun sequence genomic DNA:
- the LOC124017644 gene encoding 60S ribosomal protein L30-like isoform X1 — MVATKKTKKSLESINSRLQLVMKSGKYVLGYKQTQRMIRQGKAKLVILANNTPALRKSEIEYYAMLAKTGVHHYSGNNIELGTACGKYFRVCTLAIIDPGDSDIIRSMPDQPQGEK; from the exons ATGGTGGCCACTAAGAAAACT AAAAAGTCCCTGGAGTCCATCAACTCTCGTCTTCAGCTGGTGATGAAGAGTGGGAAATACGTACTGGGCTACAAACAGACTCAGAGGATGATCCGCCAGGGCAAAGCCAAGCTGGTCATCCTGGCCAACAACACACCTGCTCTCAG GAAATCAGAGATTGAGTACTATGCGATGCTGGCTAAGACTGGGGTCCACCACTACAGTGGGAACAACATAGAGCTTGGCACGGCCTGTGGGAAGTACTTCAGAGTCTGTACCCTGGCCATCATTGACCCTG GGGATTCTGACATCATCAGGAGTATGCCTGACCAGCCACAGGGGGAGAAGTAG
- the LOC124017640 gene encoding ethylmalonyl-CoA decarboxylase-like isoform X1, whose product MVLSAARQHLLGGSRLGAWGQHLLRGIRLGAWGQHLLRGSRPGAWGQHLLRGSGSVHTDAEGFQEKEIREKLQAFPGGSIDLVKQESGIAVLTVNNPARMNAFSGSMMVELEERVSQLEEWTEGKGLIIQGAAGTFCSGSDLNAVRAISNPQDGMKMCTFMQNALTRLLRLPLLSVALVEGNALGGGAELTTACDFRLMAPGSVIQFVHKHMGLVPGWGGAARLVRIVGGQNALKMLGGALKIDPEMGLQIGLADGVLEGSLAGSGANALLEAEQWLECYTTGPAPVIRAIKSVVVSGRELPLEVALRTERDVFGTVWGGPANLQALATKAKHK is encoded by the exons ATGGTTCTGTCTGCAGCCAGGCAGCACCTCCTCGGGGGAAGTCGGCTTGGTGCCTGGGGGCAGCACCTCCTCAGGGGCATTCGGCTTGGTGCCTGGGGGCAGCACCTCCTCAGGGGCAGTCGGCCTGGTGCCTGGGGGCAGCACCTCCTCAGGGGCAGTGGATCAGTTCACACCGATGCCGAGGGGTTCCAGGagaaggagatcagagagaaacTCCAAGCTTTCCCTGGGGGATCTATAGACCTTGTCAAACAGGAGTCGGGCATCGCGGTACTGACCGTCAACAACCCTGCCCGCATGAACGCTTTCTCTG GTTCTATGATGgtggagctggaggagagggtgtccCAGCTAGAGGAGTGGACGGAGGGCAAAGGTCTCATCATCCAGGGGGCTGCTGGGACATTCTGCTCTGGGTCAGACCTCAACGCAGTCAGGGCTATATCCAACCCTCAG GATGGGATGAAGATGTGTACGTTCATGCAGAATGCCCTGACCAGACTACTGAG GCTACCCCTGTTGTCTGTAGCTCTGGTGGAGGGGAACGCACTGGGGGGAGGAGCTGAACTCACTACTGCCTGTGACTTTAG GTTGATGGCGCCGGGCAGTGTGATCCAGTTTGTCCATAAACACATGGGTCTGGTCCCTGGTTGGGGCGGTGCAGCTAGATTGGTACGCATCGTAGGCGGCCAGAACGCCCTGAAGATGCTGGGTGGCGCTTTGAAAATAGACCCAGAGATGGGGCTTCAGATTGGGCTTGCGGACGGGGTCCTGGAAGGTTCCCTGGCTGGGTCTGGAGCCAACGCCCTCCTGGAGGCAGAGCAGTGGTTGGAATGCTACACCACGGGTCCAGCCCCGGTCATCAGAGCCATAAAGAGCGTGGTGGTGTCTGGGAGAGAGCTCCCCCTGGAGGTGGCCCTGAGGACTGAGAGGGACGTGTTCGGGACAGTGTGGGGAGGACCGGCTAACCTACAGGCTCTGGCCACTAAGGCCAAACACAAGTGA
- the LOC124017644 gene encoding 60S ribosomal protein L30-like isoform X2, with amino-acid sequence MKSGKYVLGYKQTQRMIRQGKAKLVILANNTPALRKSEIEYYAMLAKTGVHHYSGNNIELGTACGKYFRVCTLAIIDPGDSDIIRSMPDQPQGEK; translated from the exons ATGAAGAGTGGGAAATACGTACTGGGCTACAAACAGACTCAGAGGATGATCCGCCAGGGCAAAGCCAAGCTGGTCATCCTGGCCAACAACACACCTGCTCTCAG GAAATCAGAGATTGAGTACTATGCGATGCTGGCTAAGACTGGGGTCCACCACTACAGTGGGAACAACATAGAGCTTGGCACGGCCTGTGGGAAGTACTTCAGAGTCTGTACCCTGGCCATCATTGACCCTG GGGATTCTGACATCATCAGGAGTATGCCTGACCAGCCACAGGGGGAGAAGTAG
- the LOC124017640 gene encoding ethylmalonyl-CoA decarboxylase-like isoform X2 encodes MVLSAARQHLLGGSRLGAWGQHLLRGSRPGAWGQHLLRGSGSVHTDAEGFQEKEIREKLQAFPGGSIDLVKQESGIAVLTVNNPARMNAFSGSMMVELEERVSQLEEWTEGKGLIIQGAAGTFCSGSDLNAVRAISNPQDGMKMCTFMQNALTRLLRLPLLSVALVEGNALGGGAELTTACDFRLMAPGSVIQFVHKHMGLVPGWGGAARLVRIVGGQNALKMLGGALKIDPEMGLQIGLADGVLEGSLAGSGANALLEAEQWLECYTTGPAPVIRAIKSVVVSGRELPLEVALRTERDVFGTVWGGPANLQALATKAKHK; translated from the exons ATGGTTCTGTCTGCAGCCAGGCAGCACCTCCTCGGGGGAAGTCGGCTTG GTGCCTGGGGGCAGCACCTCCTCAGGGGCAGTCGGCCTGGTGCCTGGGGGCAGCACCTCCTCAGGGGCAGTGGATCAGTTCACACCGATGCCGAGGGGTTCCAGGagaaggagatcagagagaaacTCCAAGCTTTCCCTGGGGGATCTATAGACCTTGTCAAACAGGAGTCGGGCATCGCGGTACTGACCGTCAACAACCCTGCCCGCATGAACGCTTTCTCTG GTTCTATGATGgtggagctggaggagagggtgtccCAGCTAGAGGAGTGGACGGAGGGCAAAGGTCTCATCATCCAGGGGGCTGCTGGGACATTCTGCTCTGGGTCAGACCTCAACGCAGTCAGGGCTATATCCAACCCTCAG GATGGGATGAAGATGTGTACGTTCATGCAGAATGCCCTGACCAGACTACTGAG GCTACCCCTGTTGTCTGTAGCTCTGGTGGAGGGGAACGCACTGGGGGGAGGAGCTGAACTCACTACTGCCTGTGACTTTAG GTTGATGGCGCCGGGCAGTGTGATCCAGTTTGTCCATAAACACATGGGTCTGGTCCCTGGTTGGGGCGGTGCAGCTAGATTGGTACGCATCGTAGGCGGCCAGAACGCCCTGAAGATGCTGGGTGGCGCTTTGAAAATAGACCCAGAGATGGGGCTTCAGATTGGGCTTGCGGACGGGGTCCTGGAAGGTTCCCTGGCTGGGTCTGGAGCCAACGCCCTCCTGGAGGCAGAGCAGTGGTTGGAATGCTACACCACGGGTCCAGCCCCGGTCATCAGAGCCATAAAGAGCGTGGTGGTGTCTGGGAGAGAGCTCCCCCTGGAGGTGGCCCTGAGGACTGAGAGGGACGTGTTCGGGACAGTGTGGGGAGGACCGGCTAACCTACAGGCTCTGGCCACTAAGGCCAAACACAAGTGA